One part of the Flavobacterium johnsoniae UW101 genome encodes these proteins:
- a CDS encoding acyl-CoA--6-aminopenicillanic acid acyl-transferase, protein MKNRILFFLFIGFLQLFVSCGTSKSMRHKPDLSGFNSQKPIVVKKSDSVFVSGKNSLLKNKQGLWELYAEGDPLEIGLNTGALTDSLLKKQQQIFFSKINDFIPSSFQQKLLRQFLRWYNRKLYLNVPEEYQTEIYGVSEYTSDEFNTIAPKYQRGLYLHGAHDIGHALQDLALVGCSSFAAWNEKSEDGSLILGRNFDFYVNDAFAENKIAAFINPKDGYPFMMVTWPGMVGAVSGMNQEGLTVTINASKSKIPLIAKTPISILTREILQHAKNIDEAVAIAKKRKVFVSESIMVGSANDNKAILIEVSPTKMDVYDVPNSDQLICSNHFQGKAFAADKRNKEQILNSHSEYRFERMQELLSQNPKVNPEIASKILRNKNGLKDIELGYGSEKALNQLMAHHGIIFKPKEKLVWVSANPYQLGEFVCYDLNSIFCNRKNDSVVSFQKENLNIAKDPFLETTAYRDYQKFRIENHKIDSLLENKETISPEFLHNYQSLNPDYWVVYYKAGLYFYQIKEFGQAKLNFEKALTKEITTLPEKEQIEKYLKKIKRKLQ, encoded by the coding sequence ATGAAAAACCGAATTTTATTTTTCTTATTTATCGGTTTTTTGCAACTGTTCGTTTCTTGCGGTACATCAAAATCAATGCGTCATAAACCTGATCTTTCAGGTTTCAATTCACAAAAACCAATTGTCGTAAAAAAATCAGATTCGGTTTTTGTTTCTGGAAAAAATTCTCTTTTAAAAAACAAACAAGGTCTTTGGGAATTATACGCCGAAGGCGATCCGCTGGAAATAGGTTTAAACACCGGAGCTTTAACAGATTCTCTTTTAAAAAAACAACAACAGATTTTCTTCTCTAAAATAAACGATTTCATTCCGTCAAGTTTTCAGCAAAAACTGCTTCGCCAGTTTCTAAGATGGTACAACCGAAAATTGTATTTGAATGTTCCCGAAGAATATCAAACCGAAATTTATGGCGTTTCTGAATATACATCGGATGAATTTAATACTATAGCACCAAAATATCAAAGAGGTTTATATCTGCACGGTGCGCACGATATTGGACACGCTTTGCAAGATCTGGCTTTAGTTGGCTGTTCTTCTTTTGCGGCGTGGAATGAAAAATCAGAAGACGGCAGTTTAATTCTGGGACGCAATTTTGATTTTTATGTAAATGACGCTTTCGCGGAAAATAAAATTGCTGCTTTTATAAATCCAAAAGATGGTTATCCGTTTATGATGGTTACCTGGCCGGGAATGGTGGGCGCGGTTTCGGGAATGAATCAGGAAGGTTTAACGGTAACGATTAACGCTTCGAAATCTAAAATTCCGCTGATTGCGAAAACACCAATTTCAATTTTGACCCGCGAAATTTTACAACACGCCAAGAATATTGACGAAGCCGTTGCCATTGCAAAAAAAAGAAAAGTATTTGTTTCTGAATCTATTATGGTGGGAAGTGCCAATGATAACAAAGCTATTTTGATTGAGGTTTCTCCAACAAAAATGGACGTTTACGATGTTCCAAACAGCGATCAATTAATTTGTTCGAACCATTTTCAGGGTAAAGCTTTTGCAGCCGACAAACGAAATAAGGAACAGATTTTAAACAGCCATTCTGAATACCGTTTTGAAAGAATGCAGGAACTTTTGTCGCAAAACCCAAAAGTGAATCCTGAAATTGCATCAAAAATTCTTCGAAATAAAAACGGTTTAAAAGATATCGAATTGGGTTATGGTTCAGAAAAAGCTCTGAATCAGTTAATGGCACATCACGGAATTATCTTTAAACCAAAAGAAAAATTAGTCTGGGTTTCGGCAAATCCGTATCAATTAGGCGAATTTGTGTGTTATGATTTAAATTCAATTTTTTGCAACAGAAAAAATGATTCTGTGGTTTCTTTTCAAAAAGAAAATTTAAATATTGCAAAAGATCCTTTTTTAGAAACAACGGCTTATCGTGATTATCAAAAATTTAGAATTGAAAATCATAAAATAGATTCTCTCCTTGAAAATAAAGAAACGATTTCGCCAGAGTTTCTTCATAATTATCAATCATTAAACCCTGATTATTGGGTTGTGTATTATAAAGCAGGATTGTACTTTTACCAAATAAAAGAATTCGGCCAGGCGAAGCTTAATTTTGAAAAAGCTTTGACCAAAGAAATTACCACTTTGCCTGAAAAAGAACAAATTGAAAAATATTTAAAAAAAATCAAAAGAAAGTTACAATGA
- a CDS encoding DUF7716 domain-containing protein, translating into MNLVSIRDILSYPEKNPGTWFYLPPNKEEWNLDTMGVFSLDSYDFPPDSKDYLPEEVEKYGWIEILDGVSIEDLVEYAKNQLENPSIDQLFNSFIFYYKNDAFLDF; encoded by the coding sequence ATGAATTTAGTGAGTATTAGAGATATATTATCTTACCCAGAAAAAAATCCGGGGACATGGTTTTATCTTCCACCGAATAAAGAAGAATGGAATTTAGATACAATGGGCGTATTTTCACTTGATAGTTATGATTTTCCACCAGACTCGAAAGACTATTTACCTGAAGAAGTGGAAAAATATGGCTGGATAGAAATATTAGATGGTGTAAGTATTGAAGATTTGGTAGAATATGCAAAAAACCAACTCGAAAATCCATCAATTGATCAGCTGTTTAATTCATTTATTTTTTATTATAAAAATGATGCATTTCTTGACTTTTAA
- a CDS encoding MATE family efflux transporter, producing MTETTIKETFISKIFTTLKQALKGDESFDYTSGSIKKAVILLAIPMVLEMMMESVFALVDLYFVGHLKHSSFAIQTVGLTESVLTIIYSLAIGMSMAATAVVARRIGEKDPIAAAKAGMQAIIIAFAVNSLLSIFGIIYAKDILIVMGSSIESAEHGYRFTQIMIGSSLCIMLLFLINGIFRGAGNAAIAMKSLWIANICNIILCPILINGLGPVPAFGLIGAAIATTLGRSIGVLYQVYHLFFGNGVLKIKIAYFAPDFKQIKALVKIAAPGILQFVIASCSWIFLAQLVATTGGDHGSAGYQTALRIMMFFILPAWGLSNAAATLVGQNLGAKQIERAEKSVYTTARYNVIFMASIMVITLVFGQYIISFFTNDEMVKTVAIEALQIMSIGFIFYGIGMVLINTFNGAGDTWTPTGINFFGFWLFQIPLAFVLAKHFNMGPTGVFIAIPVAETAITLAGIFFYKRGKWKRVQV from the coding sequence ATGACAGAAACAACTATAAAGGAAACTTTCATTTCCAAAATTTTTACCACTTTAAAACAAGCTTTAAAAGGCGACGAATCATTTGATTATACTTCTGGAAGTATCAAAAAAGCCGTAATTCTATTAGCCATTCCTATGGTTTTAGAAATGATGATGGAATCGGTTTTTGCTTTAGTAGATTTATATTTCGTTGGTCATTTAAAACACAGCAGTTTTGCCATTCAAACAGTAGGTCTTACAGAATCTGTCTTGACCATTATATATTCTCTTGCAATAGGGATGAGTATGGCAGCAACGGCAGTTGTAGCACGCCGAATTGGAGAAAAAGATCCAATTGCTGCCGCAAAAGCCGGAATGCAGGCCATAATTATAGCCTTTGCAGTTAACAGTTTATTGAGCATTTTTGGAATTATTTATGCTAAAGATATTCTGATTGTAATGGGTTCTTCAATAGAATCAGCCGAACACGGTTACCGATTTACTCAAATTATGATTGGTTCCAGTTTATGCATTATGCTTTTATTCCTGATTAACGGAATTTTTCGCGGTGCCGGCAATGCAGCAATTGCAATGAAAAGTCTTTGGATTGCCAACATTTGTAATATTATTTTATGCCCAATTTTAATTAATGGCTTAGGACCAGTTCCGGCTTTTGGTTTAATAGGAGCAGCTATTGCGACAACTTTAGGAAGAAGTATTGGAGTTTTATATCAGGTATATCATTTGTTTTTTGGTAACGGAGTTTTAAAAATTAAAATTGCTTATTTCGCACCAGATTTCAAACAAATAAAAGCTTTGGTTAAAATCGCTGCTCCTGGAATTTTACAATTTGTAATCGCATCCTGCAGCTGGATTTTCCTGGCACAATTAGTTGCTACAACAGGAGGAGATCATGGTTCTGCTGGATATCAGACAGCGTTGAGAATTATGATGTTTTTCATACTTCCTGCTTGGGGATTAAGTAATGCCGCTGCTACTTTAGTGGGGCAGAATTTAGGAGCAAAACAAATTGAACGTGCCGAAAAATCGGTTTACACTACGGCAAGATATAATGTAATTTTCATGGCTTCGATTATGGTTATTACTTTAGTTTTTGGCCAATATATTATTTCGTTTTTTACGAATGATGAAATGGTAAAAACAGTTGCGATTGAAGCTTTACAAATTATGAGTATCGGATTTATCTTTTACGGAATAGGAATGGTTTTAATCAATACTTTCAACGGAGCGGGAGATACCTGGACACCAACCGGAATTAACTTTTTTGGATTTTGGCTGTTTCAAATTCCGCTTGCTTTTGTGTTAGCCAAACATTTTAATATGGGACCAACCGGAGTTTTTATTGCTATTCCTGTTGCTGAAACTGCAATAACTCTAGCCGGAATTTTTTTCTATAAAAGAGGAAAGTGGAAACGAGTTCAAGTATAA
- a CDS encoding phytoene desaturase family protein encodes MKKQYDVVIVGSGLGGLVSSIILAKEGYSVCVLEKNNQYGGNLQTFVRDKTIFDTGIHYIGGLEKGQNLYQYFKYLGIIDHLNLKKLDEDCFDMISFENDPNEYPHAQGYENFVNQLAVFFPEEKENLYNYCEKLKTVCDAFPLYNLNWEGKYDPEILELNAKETINAFTENEKLKAVLAGSNFLYAGIPDKSPFYVHALSVNSYIQSSWRCINGGSQITKQLLKQLKKYGGEFYKYKEVTRFNVEENKVVSVDLKNGTQVSGSIFISNIEPKTTLKMAGSENFRKAFFNRIQDLEDVISAFSLYIVFEPESFKYINHNFYHFKKSDDVWTAQEYDESSWPKSYMASMNASKKEEIWAEGMTFLTYMKYKDVEPWADTFNTTAEENDRGESYEDFKNRKAAKFLEEIEIKFPGIRDCIKSIHTSTPLSYRDYIGGHNGNMYGYVKDSNNPMKTMIPVKTKLENLYLTGQSTNMHGVLGVTIGAVNTCSEIVGKEYLLTKINTESE; translated from the coding sequence ATGAAAAAGCAATATGATGTAGTAATTGTTGGCAGTGGTTTAGGCGGCTTGGTTTCGTCTATCATTTTGGCTAAGGAAGGCTACAGCGTTTGTGTACTCGAAAAAAACAATCAATACGGAGGAAATCTCCAGACTTTTGTTCGCGATAAAACTATTTTTGATACCGGGATTCACTATATCGGAGGTTTAGAAAAAGGACAAAATCTCTATCAATATTTCAAATATCTCGGCATTATCGATCATCTTAATTTAAAAAAATTAGATGAAGACTGCTTCGATATGATTTCTTTTGAAAACGATCCAAACGAATATCCGCATGCACAGGGTTATGAAAATTTCGTAAATCAGCTTGCTGTTTTCTTTCCGGAGGAAAAAGAAAATCTCTACAACTACTGCGAAAAATTAAAAACAGTCTGCGATGCTTTTCCGCTGTACAATTTAAACTGGGAAGGAAAATACGATCCTGAAATTCTGGAACTTAATGCAAAAGAAACTATTAATGCCTTTACAGAAAATGAAAAACTAAAAGCGGTGCTTGCCGGATCTAATTTCCTATATGCAGGAATTCCGGATAAATCGCCTTTTTATGTTCATGCACTTTCTGTTAATTCCTATATTCAAAGTTCGTGGCGCTGCATAAACGGCGGCAGCCAGATTACGAAACAGCTTTTAAAACAACTCAAAAAGTATGGCGGAGAATTCTATAAGTACAAAGAAGTTACCCGTTTTAATGTTGAAGAAAACAAAGTCGTTTCTGTAGATTTAAAAAACGGAACACAAGTTTCGGGTTCGATTTTTATTTCGAATATTGAACCTAAAACAACTTTAAAAATGGCGGGTTCAGAAAACTTTAGAAAAGCTTTTTTTAACCGAATTCAGGATCTCGAAGATGTCATTTCGGCTTTTAGTTTGTATATCGTTTTTGAACCGGAAAGTTTTAAATACATCAATCATAATTTTTATCATTTCAAAAAAAGTGATGATGTCTGGACGGCTCAGGAATATGATGAAAGTTCGTGGCCAAAAAGTTATATGGCATCCATGAATGCTTCTAAAAAAGAAGAAATCTGGGCAGAAGGAATGACTTTTTTAACGTACATGAAATACAAAGATGTCGAACCCTGGGCAGATACTTTTAATACAACTGCAGAAGAAAATGACCGCGGGGAAAGTTATGAGGATTTCAAAAACCGAAAAGCAGCTAAATTTCTGGAAGAAATCGAAATCAAATTTCCGGGAATTAGAGATTGCATAAAATCAATTCATACTTCTACTCCATTATCGTATCGTGATTATATTGGCGGACATAATGGAAATATGTACGGATATGTTAAAGATTCTAATAATCCGATGAAAACAATGATTCCGGTAAAAACTAAGCTGGAAAATCTGTATCTTACGGGCCAAAGTACTAACATGCACGGGGTTCTGGGTGTTACCATTGGAGCCGTAAATACCTGCTCTGAAATTGTTGGGAAAGAATATCTCTTAACTAAAATTAATACGGAATCTGAATAG
- the dusB gene encoding tRNA dihydrouridine synthase DusB: protein MVKIGNIELPEFPLLLAPMEDVSDPPFRRLCKTHGADMMYSEFISSEGLIRDAIKSRMKLDIFDYERPVGIQIFGGDEEAMEMSSKIVSTVKPDLVDINFGCPVKKVVCRGAGAGVLKDVDLMVRLTKAVIKGTDLPVTVKTRLGWDESSINIDEVAERLQDIGVQALTIHARTRAQMYKGHSDWSHIARVKNNPRITMPIFGNGDIDSPEKALQYKNEYGIDGIMIGRAAIGYPWIFNEIKHYFKTGEHLPAPTVIDRVEAARNHLKWSMEWKGERLGIVEMRRHYTNYFKGIHSFKEFKQKLVTTDEPENLFAIMKEIEQVYAGYEFV, encoded by the coding sequence ATGGTCAAGATTGGCAACATAGAATTACCCGAATTTCCTTTACTACTCGCACCGATGGAAGATGTGAGCGATCCGCCGTTTCGCAGATTATGCAAAACGCATGGCGCTGACATGATGTACTCTGAATTTATTTCATCGGAAGGATTAATTCGTGACGCTATAAAAAGCCGTATGAAGCTGGATATTTTTGATTACGAACGTCCTGTTGGAATTCAGATTTTTGGAGGTGATGAGGAAGCAATGGAAATGTCATCTAAAATCGTTTCGACTGTAAAACCGGATTTAGTGGATATCAATTTTGGATGTCCGGTAAAAAAAGTAGTCTGTCGTGGTGCCGGAGCCGGAGTTTTGAAAGATGTAGATTTAATGGTTCGTTTAACCAAAGCGGTTATTAAAGGAACTGATTTACCAGTTACAGTAAAAACTCGTCTGGGCTGGGATGAAAGCTCAATTAATATTGATGAAGTTGCAGAAAGACTTCAGGATATTGGTGTTCAGGCTTTAACAATTCACGCCAGAACACGTGCGCAAATGTACAAAGGCCACTCAGACTGGTCGCATATTGCACGTGTGAAAAACAACCCAAGAATTACAATGCCAATTTTCGGAAACGGTGATATCGACAGTCCTGAAAAAGCATTACAATATAAAAACGAATATGGAATTGACGGTATCATGATTGGTCGTGCTGCGATTGGTTATCCGTGGATTTTTAACGAAATCAAACACTATTTTAAAACTGGTGAGCACTTACCTGCTCCAACGGTTATTGATCGTGTTGAAGCTGCCAGAAATCATTTAAAATGGTCTATGGAATGGAAAGGCGAGCGTTTAGGAATTGTAGAAATGCGTCGTCATTATACCAACTATTTTAAAGGAATCCATTCGTTTAAAGAATTCAAACAAAAATTAGTTACAACTGATGAACCTGAAAATTTATTCGCTATCATGAAAGAAATTGAACAGGTTTATGCAGGATATGAATTTGTTTAA
- a CDS encoding leucine-rich repeat domain-containing protein, whose product MSIKNIEAVYSLNELKDFTIALPIDIDFSQLKQLEKLFLNNESYKNLGSLINLKELYFFRYSKTDCSEFSDLKGLTYLRIDGSRKLTSLEGIRNLRNLKTIWLAFNNQLSDANSIGELNKLEWIWVEGCKNLLDYSFLNNNNSIKKLLISDLDSLDFVRNMKKLENINFWNCKSSDLSPLLECPTLKEVSFHPQKKYYSHKKDEINNLLFERSKKL is encoded by the coding sequence TTGAGTATTAAAAATATCGAAGCTGTTTATTCTTTGAATGAATTGAAAGATTTTACAATAGCTTTACCAATAGATATTGATTTTTCGCAATTAAAACAATTAGAAAAATTATTTCTTAATAATGAAAGCTATAAAAATTTAGGCTCGTTAATAAATTTAAAAGAGCTTTATTTCTTTAGATATTCAAAAACGGATTGTTCTGAATTTTCAGACTTAAAAGGATTGACGTATTTACGTATTGATGGTTCTCGAAAGTTAACTTCATTAGAAGGAATTAGAAATTTAAGAAATTTAAAAACTATTTGGTTAGCATTTAACAATCAACTTTCAGATGCAAATAGTATTGGAGAATTGAATAAATTAGAATGGATATGGGTAGAAGGATGTAAGAATCTATTGGATTATTCATTTTTAAATAATAACAACAGTATAAAGAAATTGCTAATTTCAGATTTAGATTCACTGGATTTTGTAAGAAATATGAAGAAGTTAGAAAACATTAATTTTTGGAATTGTAAAAGTAGTGACTTATCGCCTTTGCTAGAATGCCCAACTTTAAAAGAAGTTTCTTTTCATCCCCAAAAAAAATACTATTCTCATAAGAAAGATGAGATAAATAATTTATTATTTGAAAGGAGTAAAAAATTATAA
- a CDS encoding phenylacetate--CoA ligase family protein: MIPAIEKDSLEDIKIFQEKKLAELLAYISENSPFYKRLFAGQNIDVSKIKTLEDLQFLPVTTKEDLQQYNDDFLCVPQNKIIDYASTSGTLGDPVTFGLTDSDLDRLAYNEAISFACAGIAEGDVVQLMTTIDRKFMAGLAYFLGLRKLKVGVIRVGAGIPEMQWDSILKYNPTYLITVPSFLLKLIEYAEIHGIDYNNSSIKGAVCIGESLREQDFAMNTLSKKITDKWNIKLFSTYASTEMSTAFTECEHGNGGHHHPELIIVEVLDENNLPVKNGETGELTFTTLGIEAMPLLRFKTGDMVQLHNEPCACGRNTLRVGPVVGRKKQMIKYKGTTLYPPAMNDVLSGFDNIENHIIEISTNDLGTDEIVIKIAVKNQSPEFLQEIKDHFRAKLRVTPKIEFASKETLNPLVFNPMSRKPIRFFDYRT; encoded by the coding sequence ATGATTCCAGCAATAGAAAAAGATTCTTTAGAAGACATTAAAATTTTTCAGGAAAAAAAATTAGCCGAACTTTTAGCTTACATCAGCGAGAATTCTCCTTTTTATAAAAGACTTTTTGCGGGACAGAATATTGATGTTTCAAAAATTAAAACGCTTGAAGATTTACAGTTTCTGCCTGTTACAACAAAAGAAGATTTACAACAGTACAACGACGATTTTTTGTGTGTTCCGCAAAATAAAATTATCGACTACGCCTCTACTTCGGGAACTTTAGGTGATCCTGTTACTTTTGGTTTAACGGATTCTGATTTAGACCGATTGGCTTACAACGAAGCGATTTCGTTTGCCTGCGCCGGAATTGCAGAAGGCGATGTAGTACAGTTAATGACTACAATTGACAGAAAGTTTATGGCCGGACTGGCTTATTTTCTGGGATTGAGAAAATTGAAAGTAGGCGTTATTCGTGTTGGTGCCGGAATTCCGGAAATGCAGTGGGATTCGATTTTAAAATACAATCCAACGTATTTAATTACGGTTCCTTCTTTCTTATTGAAATTAATTGAATATGCCGAAATTCACGGAATCGATTATAATAATTCAAGTATAAAAGGTGCGGTCTGCATTGGCGAATCATTGCGAGAGCAGGATTTTGCAATGAATACTTTATCTAAAAAAATCACAGATAAATGGAATATTAAGTTGTTTTCGACTTATGCTTCTACTGAAATGAGTACGGCTTTTACGGAATGTGAACACGGAAATGGCGGGCATCATCATCCGGAACTGATTATTGTTGAAGTTCTGGACGAAAATAATTTACCTGTAAAAAACGGCGAAACGGGCGAGCTTACTTTTACAACTTTAGGAATCGAAGCAATGCCTTTACTGCGTTTTAAAACCGGCGATATGGTACAGCTTCATAACGAACCTTGTGCCTGCGGAAGAAACACATTACGTGTCGGCCCGGTTGTAGGCCGTAAAAAGCAAATGATAAAATATAAAGGAACAACGCTTTATCCGCCAGCAATGAATGATGTTTTGAGCGGCTTCGACAATATCGAAAATCATATTATCGAAATTTCAACCAATGATTTAGGCACTGATGAAATCGTAATAAAAATTGCTGTAAAAAATCAGTCTCCAGAATTTTTACAGGAAATTAAAGATCACTTTAGAGCTAAGTTAAGAGTTACTCCAAAAATAGAATTCGCTTCAAAAGAAACTTTAAATCCTCTGGTTTTTAACCCAATGAGCCGAAAACCTATTCGATTTTTTGATTATAGAACGTAG